A genomic stretch from Aedes albopictus strain Foshan chromosome 2, AalbF5, whole genome shotgun sequence includes:
- the LOC115269850 gene encoding mitochondrial thiamine pyrophosphate carrier-like, protein MDRPKEEVVRYSGLAGGATGCATRTLCQPFDVIKIRLQLQVEPIHSRSSTSKYRTIPQTIRTVYQEEGILAFWKGHNASQVLSMTQGVAQFTFYERFNRVLRKMTVFEGRDRARNFVCGAFSGSFSTFTIMPLDVIKTRLVSQDPNGGYRNAFHAVASIYRYEGWRGLYRGVGPAIMQTAPLTGGQFMFYNLFGDVIKRIEEVPQEVLLGSTELMVCGALSGLCTKLIVYPLDLIKRRLQIQGFSKGRKTYGKHFVCKHLLQCMYRVVRKEGFLGLYKGLSSSLLKASITSAIFFTFYDKLLNTLNKHF, encoded by the coding sequence ATGGATCGCCCCAAGGAAGAGGTTGTCAGATACTCGGGTCTGGCAGGGGGCGCAACGGGCTGCGCAACGCGCACGCTGTGTCAACCGTTCGATGTGATCAAAATACGTCTGCAACTGCAGGTGGAGCCGATCCATTCGCGATCGTCCACATCCAAGTATCGTACGATACCCCAAACCATCCGGACCGTGTACCAAGAGGAGGGAATTCTCGCTTTTTGGAAGGGCCACAATGCGTCGCAGGTCCTATCGATGACTCAAGGAGTGGCGCAGTTCACGTTCTACGAGCGGTTCAACAGGGTTCTCCGGAAAATGACGGTTTTTGAAGGACGCGATCGTGCAAGGAACTTCGTGTGCGGTGCTTTTAGTGGATCGTTTTCCACATTCACGATTATGCCGTTGGATGTGATCAAGACGCGACTGGTATCGCAAGATCCAAACGGAGGCTACAGGAACGCATTTCACGCGGTGGCCAGCATCTACCGGTATGAGGGTTGGCGCGGTCTCTATCGGGGCGTCGGACCAGCCATCATGCAAACGGCTCCACTCACAGGCGGCCAATTCATGTTCTACAACCTGTTCGGAGACGTGATCAAACGGATCGAAGAAGTACCCCAAGAAGTATTGCTCGGTTCAACGGAACTGATGGTTTGCGGTGCTCTGTCCGGATTGTGCACCAAGTTGATCGTTTACCCGCTGGATTTGATCAAGCGAAGGTTGCAAATTCAAGGCTTTTCGAAGGGAAGGAAAACGTACGGGAAGCATTTCGTGTGCAAGCACTTGCTCCAGTGTATGTATAGGGTCGTCCGCAAGGAGGGATTCCTAGGGCTCTACAAGGGTTTGAGTTCTTCGCTGCTGAAGGCCTCCATTACGTCAGCCATATTTTTTACCTTTTACGATAAGCTGCTGAATACGTTGAATAAACACTTCTGA